CTTAAAGGTATTTAAAATAGTTCTAGTGGGAATTTCTTTGCTCTTACCACTTATTCCGGCCTTCAGCGGGATAATACCTATTCTAAATCCAAACACGAGGTTCGATCCCCTCTCAATATTGTACGTCCTCTCGGGATATGGCATAGCACTTCTAAATTCTATATCTCCAAACGTGGTTATCACTTTATATGGAACAGCTCTCGGGATCTTATCAATGTATAGAAGCGTCATAGCCCTCTCAATATTACCGCTAATTTATAGGGATAAGATTCCCTGGAAAATTATAGGAATTGGAATCGTTGGTATAGCAATAATTTCGGTGGCTAGAGGGATCGGGGTATCCGAAATCCTCTACAGGCCGGCATTCACGTATAGGGTTTACGAAAGGTTATATGAAATTGGGGTACCCTTTGGAAAATTGTTCATACTCAAAGAGGCAATCCCGGGATATAAAGTTGGGCAACTCTTTGGAAGCCCCAATAGGTACACTTATACAATATTTGGAGAATCCGTAGCAGATTTCGGAATTTTTGGAGTTTTGGAAGGATTCTTACTTGGCCTATCCATTAGAGAAGCGAGAAAAGAAAAATGGGTTCATACATTTGGGCTAACCATTCTCTCCTTAGGTATAGAAGTTGGGTTAGATACCTTTAAGCTGGCCACATTATTTCTCCTACCCTTTATAGGAGGGAGTAAAAGTGAAAATAAAGGGCACTGAAAAGGTACCGATCCTGATATTCCTGGGGGCCCTAGCTATAGGGATAGCATTCTTACCGCCAGAAAACTCGTTGACGTACGACGGAGCATTGTACATAAACATTGCAAGGAGCTTAACAAAGAGCGTAACGAGCTTCACCTACCAGGGAATTTACATGATGTATAGACCACCCCTCTATCCCTACACGCTTTCGATATTCTTCAGAGTTTTTAGCTCAAACCACCTATTAATAGCGAGGCTAGTTTCCGTATTCAGCTTTGCATTAACTTCAGTTCTCGTTTATTTACTCACATTGGAGATGTTTAGGGATTCCGTTAAGGGGATTATTGCAAGCTTATTCTACATCTTCAATCCCTTAGCGTTCACGATGGCCGGAAGAGAACTAGTCCACAGCGAGTTTACGTTCTTTTACACCTTAGCGATTTACCTCCTCTATACTGGAAAAGTTAGAAAGAGTAACACGAGGATTTACCTTTCCTTTATCGCAGCTGGATTAGCCATATTAACTAGGTACACAGGTCTTTCGATAGTACTCGTATTCTTAACCTACCTCTGGCTAACGGAAGATTGGAACTGGGTAAGGAGAAGGGAATACCTAATCGGCTTTGCGTTGCTTTTCCTAACGTTATTACCATGGCTTTACATGGGGCACCTTTACTATGGAGGCTTTTTCAGACCATTTAAGATAGCTTCGAAGGTTGTAACTCTTGATAGACCTGTTTCAGCTTTCGATTTCATAAAGATGGTGATAGGGGATATGGGTTTCCTCCTCCCAGCACTAGCCGTACTTGGATTCTTTAGGGTTAAAAAGGATGAGAACGGATGGCTAATCCTAAGTTGGCTCGTCATGGGAGGAGGGGGGATACTGACTGTAACCCATAAAGAGAGCAGGTTCATCACATTTCTCTCCCCGGTTATAGCGATACTTGCGAGCGAAGGGATTTACCTTTTAAGCAACTTAACGCCAAGGATAAGGAGGAACAACATTGTGGCTGTTATATTAGCTCTCCTCCTTTTAATTCCCATCGGAATGAAAGCAGATAATCTTAGAGAT
This Pyrococcus horikoshii OT3 DNA region includes the following protein-coding sequences:
- a CDS encoding oligosaccharide repeat unit polymerase family protein, which gives rise to METSEKIFVGLSLGFLVLAIIGKLIIFGEAINPGGLAYAILFLCLFVVGLEAKLPRIPPYLWLVISLITISILGKIWLTIWILLVIPIALYLNTKGLKVFKIVLVGISLLLPLIPAFSGIIPILNPNTRFDPLSILYVLSGYGIALLNSISPNVVITLYGTALGILSMYRSVIALSILPLIYRDKIPWKIIGIGIVGIAIISVARGIGVSEILYRPAFTYRVYERLYEIGVPFGKLFILKEAIPGYKVGQLFGSPNRYTYTIFGESVADFGIFGVLEGFLLGLSIREARKEKWVHTFGLTILSLGIEVGLDTFKLATLFLLPFIGGSKSENKGH
- a CDS encoding ArnT family glycosyltransferase, whose translation is MKIKGTEKVPILIFLGALAIGIAFLPPENSLTYDGALYINIARSLTKSVTSFTYQGIYMMYRPPLYPYTLSIFFRVFSSNHLLIARLVSVFSFALTSVLVYLLTLEMFRDSVKGIIASLFYIFNPLAFTMAGRELVHSEFTFFYTLAIYLLYTGKVRKSNTRIYLSFIAAGLAILTRYTGLSIVLVFLTYLWLTEDWNWVRRREYLIGFALLFLTLLPWLYMGHLYYGGFFRPFKIASKVVTLDRPVSAFDFIKMVIGDMGFLLPALAVLGFFRVKKDENGWLILSWLVMGGGGILTVTHKESRFITFLSPVIAILASEGIYLLSNLTPRIRRNNIVAVILALLLLIPIGMKADNLRDRWSIVGVYDSNVVRYVSEHYDGKKILVSPYLYTIAGYYYPNAEIDMILNRKEIVEKIAKGYYDVIIHKDPNVYLNIEESGNYVLVKEFHGGRFKVYINRRSLAK